The proteins below are encoded in one region of Flavobacteriales bacterium:
- a CDS encoding Rne/Rng family ribonuclease, translating to MNYDLVISSQPSKVDIALLKDKKLVELHEETGNSAFQVGDLYLGRIQKVMPGLNAAFVNVGYEKDGFLHYLDLGPKVKTLMKFIDLTRAGKLKSPMLEKFRLEAEIEKNGKIDDVMKQGKEILIQVAKEPISTKGPRLTTELSFAGKFMVLVPFSDKVNISQKIKSKDESKRLKDIFRDIKPKGFGLIVRTAAENKKVQDLEADLNDLVDRWVKMVEKVRDAAPPHRVMGELSRTSSMIRDMLSSNFDSIHVDSNEVHDEISKYLAGSPDKLKKLKFHKGTQPLFETLGLNKQIKASFGKHVTFRSGSYLVIEHTEALHVIDVNSGPRTNAGQDQETNALECNIEAAREVARQLRLRDMGGIIVVDFIDLHKGENRKELFNVLKEEMKDDRAKHNILPPSKFGLIQITRQRVRPEMNVKTKEKCPSCDGSGEIEASVLFDTEIENNVSFVMKEQNEKSITLKVHPYIAAYLTKTESWLPWSNSVIKEWKKQFGGEIKVESSTNYHFMEYHIYNSRGEEIRLN from the coding sequence GTGAATTACGACCTGGTAATCTCATCACAACCTTCTAAGGTTGATATTGCCCTTTTAAAGGACAAAAAACTAGTAGAGCTACACGAGGAGACGGGCAACAGCGCGTTTCAGGTTGGAGACCTATACCTAGGCCGCATCCAAAAAGTGATGCCCGGCCTAAATGCTGCTTTCGTTAACGTTGGTTACGAAAAAGACGGCTTCCTTCACTATTTGGACCTTGGTCCGAAGGTGAAGACACTCATGAAGTTTATTGACCTCACAAGGGCCGGTAAACTCAAATCCCCTATGCTCGAGAAATTCAGACTAGAAGCTGAAATTGAGAAGAATGGGAAGATCGATGATGTGATGAAGCAGGGAAAAGAGATCCTGATCCAAGTTGCGAAAGAGCCCATCTCTACTAAAGGACCAAGATTGACCACCGAACTTTCCTTCGCTGGAAAATTCATGGTGCTTGTTCCTTTTTCTGATAAGGTCAACATCTCTCAGAAGATAAAGAGCAAGGACGAAAGCAAGCGGCTGAAAGACATCTTCAGAGACATCAAGCCAAAAGGGTTTGGACTGATTGTACGAACAGCTGCTGAAAACAAAAAGGTGCAAGACCTAGAGGCCGACCTGAACGATCTTGTTGACCGATGGGTGAAAATGGTTGAAAAGGTAAGAGATGCCGCTCCGCCACATCGCGTTATGGGCGAATTGAGCCGAACATCTTCCATGATCCGTGATATGCTCAGCTCAAACTTCGATAGCATTCATGTGGACAGCAACGAAGTTCATGATGAGATCAGCAAGTATTTGGCCGGCTCACCAGACAAACTCAAGAAACTGAAGTTCCACAAAGGCACGCAGCCGTTGTTCGAAACGCTTGGACTGAACAAGCAGATCAAGGCATCATTCGGCAAGCATGTCACATTTAGGAGTGGTTCATACCTCGTTATAGAGCATACCGAAGCCTTGCACGTCATTGATGTGAATTCTGGCCCGCGTACCAATGCTGGACAAGACCAGGAAACGAACGCGCTGGAATGCAACATTGAAGCTGCAAGAGAAGTAGCACGCCAACTGCGCTTGCGCGATATGGGCGGCATCATCGTGGTCGATTTTATTGACCTTCATAAAGGCGAGAACCGCAAAGAGCTGTTCAACGTGTTGAAGGAAGAAATGAAGGACGACCGTGCTAAGCACAATATCCTCCCTCCTTCCAAATTCGGATTGATCCAGATAACGCGGCAACGTGTGCGTCCGGAAATGAATGTGAAGACAAAGGAGAAATGCCCGAGTTGTGATGGATCTGGCGAGATTGAAGCTTCCGTACTTTTTGACACCGAAATTGAGAATAACGTCAGTTTTGTGATGAAAGAGCAGAACGAGAAGAGCATCACGCTGAAAGTGCATCCATACATCGCAGCCTATCTTACCAAAACAGAAAGTTGGCTGCCTTGGTCAAATAGTGTGATCAAAGAATGGAAAAAACAATTCGGTGGAGAGATAAAGGTGGAATCATCTACCAATTATCACTTTATGGAATATCACATTTACAATAGTCGTGGCGAGGAGATTCGACTTAACTAA
- the trmB gene encoding tRNA (guanosine(46)-N7)-methyltransferase TrmB — protein MARRFDLTKPNLTKKLARFADIGKFSNCVEVPLAHELQDFPLKGKWATDHFKNDNPITLELACGKGEYSIGQATLYPERNFLGVDIKGNRIWIGAKHALENNLTNVGFLRTRIDHIANLFAAEEIAEIWIIFPDPQLQANRERNRLTSANFIERYRQILKKDGIIQLKTDNFPLFQYTQDVIAELGLKTLCESTDVYADLEKGENKFLCERERELRIRTYYEGLWLNEGRKINYIAFTL, from the coding sequence GTGGCGAGGAGATTCGACTTAACTAAACCGAACCTCACCAAAAAGCTCGCGCGCTTTGCAGACATTGGTAAGTTCTCCAATTGTGTGGAGGTTCCGCTTGCACATGAACTTCAGGATTTCCCGCTAAAGGGAAAGTGGGCCACCGACCATTTCAAGAACGATAATCCCATCACCTTGGAATTGGCCTGCGGAAAAGGCGAATATTCTATTGGACAGGCAACGCTTTATCCTGAACGGAATTTTCTCGGAGTCGATATCAAGGGCAATCGTATTTGGATAGGTGCCAAACATGCCCTGGAGAACAACTTGACGAACGTTGGTTTTCTTCGAACGCGCATCGACCATATTGCCAATCTGTTTGCTGCAGAAGAAATAGCCGAAATCTGGATCATCTTCCCCGATCCGCAGTTGCAGGCAAATCGCGAACGCAACCGACTTACTTCAGCCAACTTCATCGAGCGCTATCGTCAGATTCTGAAAAAGGATGGCATCATTCAACTTAAAACCGACAACTTCCCCTTGTTTCAATACACACAGGATGTGATTGCTGAGTTGGGTTTGAAAACCCTTTGCGAATCAACCGATGTGTACGCTGATCTGGAAAAAGGCGAGAACAAATTCCTCTGCGAACGCGAACGCGAACTTCGCATACGAACTTACTACGAAGGACTCTGGCTGAACGAAGGCCGCAAGATCAATTACATCGCCTTTACGCTTTAA
- a CDS encoding T9SS type A sorting domain-containing protein, whose translation MKHTNPTRKSMHVIAVFVLLLATCFSSIAQNIEVEPKWWEPDGPVHAIHKADGIVYVGGDFDNVAANRPYGVPISLNSGNPNMGFPVTNGNIYVAEKDGNGGWYIGGDFTNIDGQTRNRLAHIDGDGQLTSWNPNVSSGFVYDIAVSGSTVYVGGQFVNIGGSSRMNIASLNATTGAVNSWNPGANLAVRTIAVSGTTVYVGGNFAQLAGVSRFKLGAVSATTGVATSWDPQVIGDVYDVIVDGSTVYACGSFNIASGVTRNNIAAFSTTGVGNETSWNPNANGAVYDMELVNDTLYFGGAFNSVGFSARNRIAAIKTDGTVTTFNPNSNGIVRTVQVSGGNAYFGGEFNVVGGWDRNRLAAANRVSGTVQSWDPRANNTVHTLSVDGDRVYAGGEFTNLGLTERQGIVALDEATGVPISWNPQVIGAVYAIEKRNGIVYVGGAFNNVDFTSRNNLAAINASGNLVFWMPAGANDDVRALKFSQDTLYIGGNFTSIGGQSRNYLAAALTNSINPIAWNPNPNGLVRSLEVASNRVFAGGEFTTMNGTGRTCLAAFELGTGTLDAFSKNITGMVPSVYAMDASDSKLFIAGSFSSVDFNTRNNTAAIDLATDGLDSWNPNASSVARAVASGDRSVFVGGAFDAIGGQSRDWLAELDSTTAAAQTWNPSPYNQVTVLMADENIIYIGGLFVRDVSSPFKHDYFAVYSRCVDNSSAYSVTAINSYTVPSGDETYTISGTYMDTIPNQCGLDSVMTITVDVLVYNEWTGATNSTWSNTGNWSFGTVPNGSENAFIPSSAVNQPSIENDPASPATCADLLVENGAVLTVNAGKALTITGNTDNDGTIMVKADATGIGSLITEGTITGSGSCQMEQYLTGSGGFVPDGLFWYVSTPVTGADAETYDLLNGNKLWSANETSQSYTQITDGSTTLQPTTGYVARMGVTGTVTFEGTTFNNGAQTASGLTRTGTTATNRGYNLVGNPYPSTLSWNTANRTNLEPTIWYRTHNGSTMLYDTYNATSGIGTNNNGNGDVTGDIPPTQSFWVRVDADGNTGSLGFDLNDRSHGTQAGIYKTSVQEGLVRMTLSNGTVSDETIVMFDAAAQDAYDDYDSRKYWAGANVPQLYTAIPQLYTTEDNDTLVINGLTSTENNPTVPLGVKIPSQGNYTLNANDITVVGETVHLEDTYLNIFQDLNVEQNYAFTSDAGNIGDRFVLHFGMTAVGIEDGAEASSRVYTSNGNQLNIILSENIEKGNVQVLEMTGRIVHTSNLNTNRTTFGLNANAGVFLIRIETEKGTDTHRVILN comes from the coding sequence ATGAAACATACCAATCCAACCCGAAAAAGTATGCACGTTATCGCAGTCTTTGTGCTGTTGTTGGCCACTTGTTTTTCATCCATAGCTCAGAACATTGAGGTAGAACCCAAATGGTGGGAGCCCGATGGCCCGGTGCACGCCATTCACAAAGCAGATGGCATTGTTTACGTTGGTGGCGATTTTGATAACGTAGCGGCCAATCGACCTTATGGTGTTCCCATCAGTTTGAATTCGGGTAATCCCAATATGGGGTTTCCGGTAACCAATGGAAACATTTACGTGGCCGAGAAGGACGGAAACGGTGGTTGGTACATTGGTGGCGATTTCACCAACATTGATGGACAAACGCGCAACAGGCTGGCGCATATCGATGGAGATGGCCAACTCACATCTTGGAATCCGAACGTATCATCTGGCTTCGTGTATGATATTGCGGTGAGTGGAAGCACCGTTTATGTTGGAGGTCAGTTTGTGAATATAGGCGGCAGTTCTAGAATGAATATTGCTTCGTTGAACGCCACAACAGGGGCGGTCAATTCTTGGAATCCTGGAGCAAACTTGGCAGTGCGCACCATTGCGGTGAGTGGAACCACAGTTTATGTGGGTGGCAACTTTGCCCAGTTGGCGGGGGTGAGCAGATTCAAACTGGGGGCAGTGAGCGCAACTACGGGAGTTGCCACATCTTGGGATCCTCAGGTTATCGGAGACGTTTACGATGTCATTGTTGACGGAAGTACAGTCTATGCCTGCGGTTCATTCAATATCGCATCAGGCGTAACGCGCAATAATATTGCAGCATTCTCCACCACAGGTGTGGGTAACGAAACCAGCTGGAATCCGAACGCGAATGGAGCGGTTTACGACATGGAATTGGTGAACGATACGCTCTATTTCGGGGGTGCTTTCAACTCCGTTGGATTCTCTGCACGTAACCGAATTGCAGCGATCAAGACAGATGGAACGGTTACCACATTCAATCCTAATTCGAACGGCATTGTGCGAACGGTTCAGGTTTCTGGCGGCAACGCATATTTCGGAGGCGAGTTCAACGTTGTAGGTGGATGGGACCGTAATCGATTGGCCGCGGCCAACCGTGTTTCAGGAACGGTTCAGAGTTGGGATCCCCGGGCAAACAATACCGTTCACACGCTATCGGTGGACGGAGATCGTGTGTATGCAGGTGGTGAATTCACCAATCTTGGCCTAACCGAAAGACAAGGAATCGTAGCGCTGGATGAAGCAACTGGAGTTCCGATCAGCTGGAATCCGCAAGTGATCGGTGCCGTTTACGCCATCGAAAAGCGAAATGGAATCGTCTATGTGGGCGGAGCTTTCAATAATGTCGATTTCACTTCGCGTAATAACCTTGCAGCCATTAATGCATCAGGAAATCTGGTTTTTTGGATGCCGGCTGGGGCAAATGATGATGTGCGCGCGCTGAAGTTCAGTCAGGACACGCTCTACATTGGCGGTAATTTCACATCCATTGGCGGTCAGTCTAGAAACTACTTGGCTGCTGCTTTGACAAACAGCATCAACCCAATTGCTTGGAATCCGAATCCGAATGGCCTTGTACGCAGCTTGGAAGTTGCCAGCAACCGTGTTTTTGCTGGAGGCGAATTCACAACTATGAACGGAACGGGCAGAACATGTCTGGCCGCTTTTGAATTGGGTACGGGAACGTTGGATGCATTTTCCAAGAACATTACGGGGATGGTTCCAAGTGTTTACGCCATGGATGCAAGCGATTCCAAGCTCTTCATTGCCGGATCATTCAGTAGTGTCGATTTCAACACAAGGAACAACACGGCTGCCATCGATCTTGCAACAGATGGTCTGGATTCTTGGAACCCGAACGCTTCCAGTGTAGCTCGGGCAGTTGCATCTGGAGATAGAAGCGTGTTTGTGGGCGGTGCTTTTGACGCGATTGGAGGCCAGTCTCGCGATTGGTTGGCCGAGTTGGATTCGACAACGGCTGCAGCACAGACTTGGAATCCGAGCCCATACAATCAGGTTACGGTATTGATGGCAGATGAGAACATCATCTACATTGGCGGTCTCTTCGTTCGGGACGTTTCTTCCCCATTCAAACACGATTATTTCGCGGTCTATTCGCGATGCGTGGATAACAGTTCCGCATATTCCGTTACGGCCATCAACTCGTACACGGTACCAAGTGGAGACGAGACCTACACAATATCGGGAACGTATATGGATACCATTCCGAACCAATGCGGTTTGGACAGTGTAATGACGATCACTGTTGATGTTCTGGTTTACAATGAATGGACGGGAGCAACGAACTCTACGTGGTCAAATACAGGAAACTGGAGTTTTGGTACAGTGCCCAACGGTTCGGAGAACGCGTTCATTCCGAGTTCAGCGGTCAATCAGCCGAGTATCGAAAACGACCCCGCTTCGCCTGCCACATGTGCGGATCTTCTGGTTGAGAACGGTGCGGTGCTTACCGTAAATGCTGGAAAAGCTTTGACCATCACTGGCAATACGGATAACGATGGAACCATTATGGTGAAAGCAGATGCTACAGGAATCGGTTCGCTCATCACCGAAGGAACAATAACAGGTTCAGGTTCTTGCCAGATGGAGCAGTACCTGACCGGTTCGGGAGGGTTTGTACCTGATGGGCTTTTCTGGTACGTAAGCACTCCGGTAACGGGAGCCGATGCCGAAACTTACGACCTACTGAATGGCAACAAACTGTGGAGTGCGAACGAAACATCGCAAAGCTATACTCAGATAACCGATGGAAGTACAACGCTGCAGCCAACAACTGGCTACGTTGCCAGAATGGGGGTAACCGGAACAGTCACTTTTGAAGGAACAACCTTCAACAACGGAGCGCAGACCGCATCAGGTCTTACCAGAACAGGTACAACGGCCACGAACAGAGGCTACAATCTGGTTGGTAATCCTTACCCAAGCACATTAAGTTGGAACACCGCCAATCGTACCAACTTGGAACCGACCATCTGGTATCGCACCCACAATGGAAGCACCATGCTTTACGATACGTACAATGCCACCAGCGGCATTGGCACTAACAACAATGGCAATGGTGATGTAACGGGCGATATTCCGCCTACACAGTCATTCTGGGTTCGGGTAGATGCAGATGGCAACACGGGCTCGCTCGGCTTCGATCTGAACGATAGAAGCCACGGAACCCAAGCAGGTATTTACAAGACCTCCGTACAGGAAGGTCTGGTAAGAATGACCCTCAGTAACGGAACGGTAAGCGATGAGACCATCGTAATGTTCGATGCTGCTGCACAGGATGCGTATGATGATTACGACTCGCGTAAATATTGGGCAGGAGCAAACGTACCGCAGCTTTATACCGCCATTCCGCAATTGTACACCACAGAGGACAACGACACCTTGGTGATCAACGGACTGACCAGCACCGAGAACAACCCTACTGTTCCGTTGGGAGTAAAGATTCCATCTCAGGGAAACTACACGCTCAACGCAAACGATATCACCGTAGTGGGTGAAACGGTTCACCTCGAAGACACCTACCTCAATATCTTCCAAGATCTGAATGTGGAACAGAACTACGCTTTCACGTCAGATGCTGGCAACATCGGAGACCGTTTTGTGCTGCATTTTGGGATGACCGCAGTTGGAATTGAAGATGGAGCAGAGGCAAGCTCTCGCGTTTACACTTCCAACGGAAACCAACTGAACATTATTCTTTCTGAGAATATCGAGAAAGGAAACGTTCAGGTGCTGGAAATGACTGGACGAATCGTTCATACGTCTAACCTAAACACCAACCGAACCACCTTCGGATTGAACGCGAACGCTGGCGTTTTCCTCATTCGCATAGAAACCGAAAAAGGAACAGATACACACCGCGTAATACTTAACTAA
- a CDS encoding cytochrome c produces the protein MYRFSIAIIAFVVCTGFTASLFLNPANSYDENMPVSSVLLALGDEAPEHYVGTQDMEKIGLGKDLIQSGGPFMNGTTQYRLSQHFVCVDCHNVLPEAPFADDNDPDSRLQYSKEFNQPYLPGSTFYGITNRTSWFNGDNEKKYGIELIGPARHSLKNAIQLCSKECSVGRELTDDEMEAVLHYLGAMELKMRDLNLNELELDQITKVGQTEEEKLASIALIKSKYIQGYPATFVDELPVAERKMGVEGNLENGKWVYEKSCLHCHGEGKVTKKTVFGPKDGQKGFDWLVKYFKKSNGGSVYFITRHGTSSSEKTPEYMPIYSKEKLSDSQIEDLAAYILAESKK, from the coding sequence ATGTATAGATTTTCGATAGCCATTATTGCATTTGTGGTGTGCACTGGATTTACCGCCAGCCTGTTTTTAAATCCTGCTAATAGTTATGATGAGAACATGCCTGTAAGCAGTGTGCTTCTTGCTTTGGGCGATGAGGCTCCTGAGCATTATGTCGGAACCCAGGATATGGAAAAGATAGGCCTTGGAAAAGACTTGATTCAATCGGGCGGTCCGTTTATGAATGGCACAACGCAATACCGTTTATCTCAGCATTTTGTGTGTGTCGATTGTCATAATGTGCTGCCAGAGGCACCTTTTGCAGACGATAATGATCCAGACAGCCGCTTACAATATTCGAAAGAGTTCAATCAACCATATTTACCTGGATCTACTTTCTATGGTATTACCAACAGAACGAGTTGGTTCAATGGCGACAATGAGAAAAAATACGGCATAGAGTTGATCGGTCCTGCACGTCATAGCTTGAAGAACGCGATTCAACTATGTTCTAAAGAATGTTCGGTTGGACGCGAACTGACTGATGATGAAATGGAGGCTGTGTTGCACTATTTGGGCGCCATGGAATTGAAGATGAGAGACCTGAACTTAAACGAACTGGAATTGGACCAGATCACCAAGGTTGGTCAGACGGAAGAGGAGAAGCTTGCCAGTATTGCTCTGATCAAATCCAAGTATATTCAAGGCTATCCGGCCACTTTTGTAGATGAGTTACCTGTTGCAGAGCGAAAAATGGGCGTGGAAGGGAATCTCGAAAACGGCAAATGGGTTTATGAAAAGAGCTGCTTGCATTGCCACGGAGAAGGAAAAGTGACCAAGAAAACTGTTTTTGGACCAAAGGATGGTCAGAAAGGTTTTGATTGGTTGGTGAAGTATTTCAAGAAGAGCAATGGCGGGTCGGTTTACTTTATCACACGTCATGGTACATCTTCCTCAGAGAAAACGCCTGAGTACATGCCGATCTACTCTAAAGAGAAATTGAGCGATTCGCAGATAGAGGATCTGGCAGCTTATATTCTTGCAGAGAGCAAGAAGTAG
- a CDS encoding MGMT family protein, translated as MAEKKDSFFQDVWDIVKLIPKGRVTSYGAIAKYLGSPGAARMVGWAMNASHAASESIPAQRVVNRIGMLSGKTHFQGPNLMQELLESEGLKVENNQVVDFQKHFWDPMVELDLDR; from the coding sequence GTGGCTGAGAAGAAAGACAGTTTCTTCCAAGATGTTTGGGATATCGTAAAGCTTATTCCCAAAGGTCGTGTTACGTCTTACGGTGCCATTGCCAAATACCTGGGAAGTCCTGGTGCGGCACGGATGGTTGGCTGGGCCATGAATGCGAGCCATGCCGCTAGCGAAAGCATTCCAGCCCAGCGTGTAGTTAACCGCATCGGAATGCTCTCCGGAAAAACACACTTCCAAGGACCGAACCTCATGCAGGAATTACTCGAAAGCGAAGGCCTGAAAGTAGAAAACAACCAAGTGGTCGATTTCCAAAAACACTTTTGGGACCCGATGGTTGAATTGGACCTGGACCGCTAA